DNA sequence from the Alkaliphilus metalliredigens QYMF genome:
AAGACATTGCGGTTGTACTATGGGGATGTCAGCCCTTTTAATGCTTCGGTGGTTGACACAAAAACCATATAGAGGTATTTACCTACGATATAAAGGGTATAGATAGGATATTTATTTTTGGAAAAATATAGTTGACTTATTTGTTAATTATATGGTAACATATATATGAAAGTGATTATCATTTTCACTACGTGAGGATGAACTCACTTATATATTACATAGGGGGGAATGGTTATGATGGCTAATATGATTATGCCAAAAAAGAAAGTATCTTTAATACTTTCAGTACTCATTATTTTATCATTATTTAGTGTGACGGTAGTTTTTGCACAAGTAGAACAACTGGAAATTATGGGGGAGATGGCTCATGAATTAGAGGAAATTGCTCATGAATTAGAGCATGTTTATGAATCTTTACAATTGATGTCCTATACATTAATCGGAATTTTACTTTTATTAGCAGCACAGGTAGGAATTCAATATGCAGAGTTTAAGAAAAAAAAGTAATATTTAAATAAGATGAAACAGTAAAAAAGCCTTAGTTAAATTTGAGGCTTTTTTATTGTTTTTGCAAAGTACAAAGTACTTTACAAAGGAAAAAAGATATGATAAGATATGAATTATGAATTGTGAAACATGGTAAATATAAAATATTACTACTTTAAGCAAGGGGAATTGCGAGAAAATTACGAAAAACAGAATAGTACTGACGGGAGAATTGGAGTGTCAACAATAGATAGCACGATATCAACTATGTGTTGTTTAATTGTTGGTTTTTTTGTGCCATTTTGAAGGAAAATGAAAACGTTTACTCAAGTGATTCATGTGTTCAACAGGCTTATATTTAAGAGATGATAAGGAGATTCTCAAGGGATATCTCAGGCTGTATCAAGTCTAAGTGAAAACGATTTTTAATTGACACTATCCATAATCTGACTGGATTGACAAGTCAAACCCCAAGTTGTATTATGATAGAGGATATTTAAAATATATTGTAAAAAAAGGGGGAAATTTAATGAAAAAGTTTTGGACAATCTTACTAGTACTAGCTATGACTTTAACCTTAGCGGCATGTGGTGGCAACGAAGCTGATGCACCTGCTGGTGATGTGGATGCCGATGCACCAGCCGCTAATGGAGAAAAGAAAGTGATTATGGTAAGTACAAAATTTGTTGATGATGAGCAAACTGCTATATCATTGAAAAAAGTAGTTGAAGATATTAATGAAAGAAGTGAAGGTTCACTAGAATTACAATTGTTTACAGGTGGTATTTTACCAATAGGTAAAGATGGTATGGAACAGATCGTTCAAGGTTCTGACTGGATATTGGTAGATGGTATAAACTTCTTAGGAGACTATGTGCCAGACTATAATGCTGTAACTGGACCATTTTTATACCAAACCTTTGATGAGTACTTGGCTATGACACAAACTGATTTAGTTCAAAATCTTAATGAGCAACTAGAGCAAGATCACGGTGTAAAAGTACTTTCTCTAGACTGGGTATTTGGATTTAGAAGTATGATGACTAACAAACCAATCCAAACTCCAGATGATATGAATGGATTAAATATTAGAGTCCCAACCAGTCAATTATACACATATACCATAGAAGCAATGGGTGGTAACCCTGTTTCAATGCCTTATCCAGATACGTATGCAGCAATTCAACAAGGTGTAATCAATGGAGTAGAAGGTTCTATCATGACTTATTATGGAACGCAACAATATGAAAATGTTAAAGAATACTCTTTAACAAACCATTTACTAGGTGTTTCTGCAGTGACAATTTCACCTAAGCTTTGGGATGCTTTAACTGAAGAACAACAAACAATTATTGCAGAAGAGTTCCAAAAGGGTATGGAAGAAAACTTAGTTGAAACCATTAGATTAGAAAAAGAGTATGAAGTTTTATTAAAAGAAGAAGGCGTGAACTTCCACGAAGTAGATGCTGACGCTTTCCTTAGAGCTGCAGCTCCAGTTTATACAAAGTTTGATAGATGGACTCCAGGTATCTATGAAGAACTAGTAAAAGAATTAGAAATCATAAAAGAAAATTTAAAGTAATTTATCTTGTTGTTATATAGCAAGTAAAAAAGTTGGAAGGAGTAAATCTCCTTCCAACTTTAAAAAAATATAGTTTATAATCATGACAAATAAGCGTCATCGTTTGATATTTTAAAATAGTATTAATCTTATAGGAGGTAGCCATGAATAATTTGTTGAAAAGATTTGGAAAAGATTTTGAACTTTATGTAGGGAGCTTTTTCTTATCGATAACCTCAATTATCGTAATTATGAACGTATTTACTAGATACTTTTTACGGTTTACATATAACTGGGCAGAAGAGGTTGCTGTAGGGGCATTTGTCTGGACTATATTCTTAGGTTTTGCTAGTTCTTATAGAAGTAAGAATCTCATAGGTGTAGAAGTGTTAATGAAGTTGTTACCTAAAAAGGGAAGAACTGTAGTGGAATTTTTCACTGCTATGATGGTAACTATTTTATCTAGTATTATGTTTTACTTTAGTTATAAGTATGTAGCGGGATCTACAAAGATTACTGCAGCCTTAGAGCTGTCTTATTCATATATATATATATCCATGATCATTGCTTTTGCCCTTATAACCCTATATTCAATTTATTTTTTAGTACAAAGTTTCAAAAAAATATTTTCAGATGAAAATGTTGAAAACTAGGAGGTGAAATAATTAATGGAAGCTCTTTATCCAGTTATCGTGCTATTTATTTTGTTTTTTCTAAATATACCAGTGGCATTTGCTTTGATGGGTTCTTCACTATTTTATTTTATATTCATTAATACTTCTATGCCTATGGAAATGATCATTCAACAGTTTGTCACATCAGTAGAATCTTTTCCGTATTTAGCAGTGCCATTCTTTATTATGGTAGGTTCTGTAATGAATCATTCGGGAATAAGTGAAGCATTAATGGACTTTGCGGACGTTTTAGTAGGACATACTAAGGGTGGATTAGCTCAAGTTAATGTATTACTAAGTGCATTAATGGGTGGTATTTCAGGGTCTGCAAACGCAGATGCAGCTATGCAATCTAAAATATTAGTCCCTGAAATGGTGAAAAAAGGTTTCTCAAAACCATTTTCAGCTGCAATCACTGCTGCCTCATCGGCAATAAGTCCGGTAATTCCACCAGGAACAAATCTGATTCTGTATGCATTGATTGCAAATGTTCCAGTAGGCAATATGTTCTTAGCTGCATATATGCCAGGTATATTGATGGCTACGGCTTTAATGATAACTGTTCATATTATTTCAGTAAAAAGAAATTATAAATCCAGTAGAGATAAAATGCCATCTTTTTCAGAAATTTTTAAGCAATTAAGAAAATCAATTTGGGCACTGTTTATTCCTTTTGGAATCATTATGGGAATGCGATTTGGTATGTTCACTCCTACGGAAGCAGGAGGAATCGCAGTATTGTTTTCTATACTGGTAGGGTTTTTCGTGTATAAAAGATTAAAATTAAAACATATGCTGCCAATATTAATGGATACAGTAAAGGGTACTGGTGCAGTTATGATTATCATCGCAAGTGCTAGGGTATTTGGTTATTATCTTACATTAGAAAGAATTCCACAAATGATAACTGAAACACTTGTGGGTATGACAGATAGTGCTTTTGTATTATTAATGGTAATAAACATACTGTTATTATTTGTAGGAATGTTCATTGAAGGCGGAGCAGCATTAGTCATATTAGCCCCGTTGTTAGTACCGGCAGTTAGAATATTTGGTGTAGATCCTGTACATTTTGGAATTATATTTATTGTAAATATAATGATTGGTGGATTAACCCCACCATTTGGATCGATGATGTTTACCGTTTGCTCTATTGTAGATGTTAAATTAGAAGACTTCATAAAAGAAGTGTGGCCTTTCCTAATCGCATTAGTCGTCGTACTAATACTAGTGACTTATTCTCAAGGTATCGCATTATTTACGCTAAACTTATTTGGATAAGCTTAGAAAGATAGGGGGAGGTAAAAATTGGATATTCTAAAAGAGAAAACTGTATATCTATTAGATATGGATGGAACGATCTATCTTGGAGATGAATTAATTGATGGCTCAAAAGAATTTCTTGAAACGATAAAAAAGCAGGGGAAAAGATATATCTTCCTTACAAATAATTCGTCAAAAAGCAAAGAAACATATGTAGAAAAGCTAAATAATTTAGGCATACAAGCTTCACAAGAAGAAGTATTTACTTCAGGAGAGGCTACGACGATGTACTTGAAAAAAGAAAAAGAAGGCGCTAATATTTATTTACTAGGAACGAAGGCTTTAGAAGAAGAGTTTAAAAGAGAAGGATTCATTTTAGAAAAAGAAAGACATAAAAACATAGATTATGTCGTATTAGCTTTTGATACCACATTAACTTATGAAAAATTATGGGCAGCATGTGAATATATATCTGAAGGGGTAGAGTACATAGCCACACATCCAGACTTTAACTGTCCTTTGCCTAATGATAAGTTCATGCCAGATGCAGGTGCAATGGCTGCATTAATAGAAGCTTCTACTGGAAAGACGCCAAAAGTAATCGGTAAACCCAATAAAGAAGTGGTAGAAAGCATTGCCTCGAAATATGGTTTAAAGAAAGAAGATATGGTAATGGTAGGAGATCGACTATATACAGATATTAAGACTGGAAAAAATGCAGGCATAGCCTCTGTATTAGTTTATTCTGGTGAAACGAAAGAAGAAGATTATAGAAAAAGTGAAACCAGAGCAGATTATGTGTTTAACTCTGTAAAAGAGATGATAGACTTATTATAATATAGAAACAAAGTACCATATATAGAATAATATAATTACAAAAATATATTTTGGCCGAGAATAGGAGAGCCGTGGAACTTAATCTATTTTAAATAGATTGTGGTGACGCGGCCTTTTTTATTTAAGGATTTTCGTGTTTATGGTTTATAAGATTTGAAAAGGGAGGAATAAACAATGTATGATATTACAGTCATAGGAGCCGGTATAACGGGGACTTTTATAGCCAGAGAACTTTCAAGATATCAATTAAGGGTGTTACTGGTTGATAAGGAAAATGATATCGCCAATGGAACAACAAAGGCAAACAGTGCCATCGTTCATGCAGGATATGATGCCACAGAAGGAACATTAAAAGCTAAGTTAAATGTAAGAGGAAATGAACTCTATGAAAAGGTATGTCAGGAGTTACATGTTCCATTTAAAAGAATAGGATCTTTAGTTTTAGCCTTTAATCAACAGGAGGTGGAAACTGTACAAGAATTATTTGAAAGAGGCATCAAAAATGGTGTTCCTCAAATGGAAATATTAGATAAAGAAAGTGTTTTAAAGCTTGAGAACAATTTAAGTGAAGAGGTAGTGGGTGCACTCTATGCCAAAACAGGTGGAATCGTTGGACCATGGGAATTAGCCATTGCATTAGCAGAAAATGCATTGGAAAATGGGGTAGAGTTGCTACTTAATAGTCCAGTAACTGATATGAAAAAAATAGCAGGGGGTTACTGTATTACAGCTGGGGATAGAAAGATAGAAAGTAAAATCATTATAAATTGTGCGGGAATTCATACTGATGATATTAATAATATGATAAATAGCCCAAGCTTCGAGATCTTACCTAATCGAGGTGAATACAATTTATTTGATAAATCAGTAGGAAACGTAGTGAATAGCGTGGTTTTTAGATGCCCTTCGGAAGCTGGTAAGGGAGTATTGATTATGCCTACAGTTCATGGCAACTTACTGGTTGGTCCAACATCAGAATATGTAGAGAATAAAACTAGCGTTGAGACGACCTTTGAGGGACTCACTTTTATTAATGACCATACGAAACATACATTGAAGGAAATAAGCTTCCAAAATGTGATTACTTCCTTTACGGGATTAAGGGCAAAGACCAGGACCCAGGATTTTATTATTGAAGAATCAAAGGAATCTCAAGGATTCTTTAATGTAGCAGGGATTGACTCTCCAGGCTTGACAGCTGCTCCTGCCATCGCGGAGTATGTCATAGAATTAGTAAAAGCAAGAATAGAGAATCTAGAAATTAAACAAGATTTCAATCCAAATACAAGACCCAATATTCACTTTATGGAGTTGCCTGATAGTGAGAAAGCAAAGCTTATTGAAAAGGACCCTAGATTCGGAAGAATCATTTGCCGTTGTGAAAACATTACTGAAGGAGAAATTGTAGATGTGATTAAAAGAAAGGCAGGAGCAACAACATTAGATGGAGTAAAGAGGAGAGCGAGACCAGGTTCAGGAAGATGTCAGGGTGGATTCTGTGCTCCCAGGGTCATGGAAATTCTTGCGAGAGAGCAAGGGACTGACGTTGCAGAGGTTGTAAAGGATGGTCTCGGTTCTTATATATTAACAGGAAAAACCAAGTAGTAAAAATATATAGATGGGTAGGAGGAAACATTTTGTTACAATATGATATTGTCGTAATTGGTGGAGGTCCTGCGGGGCTTGCGGCTGCCATAGAGGCACGAAAAAATGGAGTCAAAAAAATATTAATAATAGAAAGAGACAGAGAATTAGGTGGTATACTACAGCAATGTATCCACAATGGGTTTGGGCTCCACATTTTCAAAGAGGAATTGACTGGTCCAGAATATGCAGAACGGTTTATCAAAGAGCTGATTACCATGGACATAGAATATAAACTAGATACAATGGTCCTAGAGGTTTCAGATAGTAAAGTGATTACAGCCATGAACGCAACAGATGGAATACTTCATATACAAGCTAAAGCAATAATATTAGCAATGGGTTGCAGAGAAAGAACCAGAGGGGCCATTAGAATACCTGGAACCAGGCCGGCAGGGGTTATGGCAGCTGGAACGGCTCAGCGTTTTGTTAATATTGAAGGTGATATGATTGGAAAAAGAATCGTTATTCTTGGTTCGGGAGATATTGGACTCATCATGGCAAGACGTCTAACTCTTGAGGGGGCTGATGTACTAGCTGTTGCAGAGTTAATGTCATACTCAGGGGGATTAACAAGAAATATAGTTCAATGTTTAGAGGATTTTAACATCCCACTTTATTTAAATCATACAGTAGTCAATATTGAAGGACATGACCGAGTAGAAGCTGTAACCATTGCACAGGTTGATGAAAAGTATAAACCAATCAAGGGAACAGAAAAGAGGTTTGAATGTGATACGTTACTACTGTCTGTAGGACTGATTCCTGAAAACGAACTCTCTAAATCCGCAGGGATAGCCCTTGATAATGTTACGGGAGGTCCAATTGTAAATGAATCTATGGAAACATCTGTTGAAGGCATTTTTGCCTGTGGTAATGTTGTTCATGTTCATGATTTAGTAGATTGGGTTACGGAAGAAAGTAGAAGAGCCGGTAGTAGTGCTGCTAAATATATAAAAGG
Encoded proteins:
- a CDS encoding NAD(P)/FAD-dependent oxidoreductase, which codes for MLQYDIVVIGGGPAGLAAAIEARKNGVKKILIIERDRELGGILQQCIHNGFGLHIFKEELTGPEYAERFIKELITMDIEYKLDTMVLEVSDSKVITAMNATDGILHIQAKAIILAMGCRERTRGAIRIPGTRPAGVMAAGTAQRFVNIEGDMIGKRIVILGSGDIGLIMARRLTLEGADVLAVAELMSYSGGLTRNIVQCLEDFNIPLYLNHTVVNIEGHDRVEAVTIAQVDEKYKPIKGTEKRFECDTLLLSVGLIPENELSKSAGIALDNVTGGPIVNESMETSVEGIFACGNVVHVHDLVDWVTEESRRAGSSAAKYIKGQIQSNCKTIKLKGINGVRYVVPHQIRLDNIEQTVELMMRVDNIYKDIKFVIKSNGEVIKEVKRKHVAPGEMETIKLDLSKFTPGDCDEMYIEIVEKEA
- a CDS encoding TRAP transporter large permease, with translation MEALYPVIVLFILFFLNIPVAFALMGSSLFYFIFINTSMPMEMIIQQFVTSVESFPYLAVPFFIMVGSVMNHSGISEALMDFADVLVGHTKGGLAQVNVLLSALMGGISGSANADAAMQSKILVPEMVKKGFSKPFSAAITAASSAISPVIPPGTNLILYALIANVPVGNMFLAAYMPGILMATALMITVHIISVKRNYKSSRDKMPSFSEIFKQLRKSIWALFIPFGIIMGMRFGMFTPTEAGGIAVLFSILVGFFVYKRLKLKHMLPILMDTVKGTGAVMIIIASARVFGYYLTLERIPQMITETLVGMTDSAFVLLMVINILLLFVGMFIEGGAALVILAPLLVPAVRIFGVDPVHFGIIFIVNIMIGGLTPPFGSMMFTVCSIVDVKLEDFIKEVWPFLIALVVVLILVTYSQGIALFTLNLFG
- the dctP gene encoding C4-dicarboxylate TRAP transporter substrate-binding protein, with amino-acid sequence MKKFWTILLVLAMTLTLAACGGNEADAPAGDVDADAPAANGEKKVIMVSTKFVDDEQTAISLKKVVEDINERSEGSLELQLFTGGILPIGKDGMEQIVQGSDWILVDGINFLGDYVPDYNAVTGPFLYQTFDEYLAMTQTDLVQNLNEQLEQDHGVKVLSLDWVFGFRSMMTNKPIQTPDDMNGLNIRVPTSQLYTYTIEAMGGNPVSMPYPDTYAAIQQGVINGVEGSIMTYYGTQQYENVKEYSLTNHLLGVSAVTISPKLWDALTEEQQTIIAEEFQKGMEENLVETIRLEKEYEVLLKEEGVNFHEVDADAFLRAAAPVYTKFDRWTPGIYEELVKELEIIKENLK
- a CDS encoding NAD(P)/FAD-dependent oxidoreductase, translated to MYDITVIGAGITGTFIARELSRYQLRVLLVDKENDIANGTTKANSAIVHAGYDATEGTLKAKLNVRGNELYEKVCQELHVPFKRIGSLVLAFNQQEVETVQELFERGIKNGVPQMEILDKESVLKLENNLSEEVVGALYAKTGGIVGPWELAIALAENALENGVELLLNSPVTDMKKIAGGYCITAGDRKIESKIIINCAGIHTDDINNMINSPSFEILPNRGEYNLFDKSVGNVVNSVVFRCPSEAGKGVLIMPTVHGNLLVGPTSEYVENKTSVETTFEGLTFINDHTKHTLKEISFQNVITSFTGLRAKTRTQDFIIEESKESQGFFNVAGIDSPGLTAAPAIAEYVIELVKARIENLEIKQDFNPNTRPNIHFMELPDSEKAKLIEKDPRFGRIICRCENITEGEIVDVIKRKAGATTLDGVKRRARPGSGRCQGGFCAPRVMEILAREQGTDVAEVVKDGLGSYILTGKTK
- a CDS encoding TRAP transporter small permease, encoding MNNLLKRFGKDFELYVGSFFLSITSIIVIMNVFTRYFLRFTYNWAEEVAVGAFVWTIFLGFASSYRSKNLIGVEVLMKLLPKKGRTVVEFFTAMMVTILSSIMFYFSYKYVAGSTKITAALELSYSYIYISMIIAFALITLYSIYFLVQSFKKIFSDENVEN
- a CDS encoding HAD-IIA family hydrolase, whose product is MDILKEKTVYLLDMDGTIYLGDELIDGSKEFLETIKKQGKRYIFLTNNSSKSKETYVEKLNNLGIQASQEEVFTSGEATTMYLKKEKEGANIYLLGTKALEEEFKREGFILEKERHKNIDYVVLAFDTTLTYEKLWAACEYISEGVEYIATHPDFNCPLPNDKFMPDAGAMAALIEASTGKTPKVIGKPNKEVVESIASKYGLKKEDMVMVGDRLYTDIKTGKNAGIASVLVYSGETKEEDYRKSETRADYVFNSVKEMIDLL